Proteins encoded in a region of the Devosia sp. RR2S18 genome:
- a CDS encoding NAD-dependent epimerase/dehydratase family protein gives MAKVLVTGGSGKLGRAVLKDLVAHGYDVLNLDQQSLAEPTCPSVKVDLTNFGEVASAILGGVDERGGPFDAVVHLAAIPAPGLAANARTFTNNVPSTYNVLEACRLAKIRNVVIASSETVLGLPFDNPPPYAPVDEEYFPRPESAYSLGKLVDETIAAQFCRWDPELRICALRFSNVMYPEDYAKFPKFDNDPRARKWNLWGYIDARDGAQAVRRAIQADFTGFEAFIIANADTVMSRSNMSLLAEVFPDVPTKGNISTNSTLLAIDKAKRLLGYSPQYSWRNEISAKG, from the coding sequence ATGGCGAAAGTTCTGGTGACCGGCGGCAGCGGCAAGCTCGGCAGGGCCGTGCTCAAGGACCTCGTAGCCCATGGCTATGACGTACTAAACCTCGATCAACAATCGCTTGCCGAGCCGACCTGCCCGTCCGTCAAGGTCGATCTCACCAATTTCGGCGAAGTCGCCTCGGCCATTCTGGGCGGTGTCGACGAGCGGGGCGGTCCTTTCGATGCTGTCGTCCATCTTGCCGCCATTCCCGCGCCCGGCCTCGCCGCCAATGCCCGCACTTTTACCAACAACGTCCCCTCCACCTACAACGTTTTGGAGGCCTGCCGGCTCGCCAAGATCCGCAATGTGGTCATTGCCTCCAGCGAGACCGTCCTGGGCCTCCCTTTCGACAACCCGCCGCCTTATGCGCCCGTGGATGAAGAGTATTTTCCCCGCCCCGAGAGCGCTTATTCCCTGGGGAAACTGGTAGACGAAACCATCGCCGCCCAGTTCTGCCGCTGGGATCCCGAGTTGCGCATCTGCGCCTTGCGCTTCTCCAACGTCATGTATCCCGAGGATTACGCCAAGTTCCCCAAATTCGACAATGACCCGCGCGCCCGCAAGTGGAACCTCTGGGGCTATATCGACGCCCGTGACGGAGCGCAGGCGGTGCGCCGCGCGATTCAGGCGGATTTCACCGGCTTTGAAGCCTTCATCATCGCCAATGCGGATACGGTGATGAGCCGCTCAAACATGTCGCTCCTGGCCGAAGTTTTTCCGGACGTGCCGACCAAGGGCAATATCAGCACCAACTCCACCCTGCTTGCCATTGATAAGGCCAAGCGCCTGCTGGGCTACTCTCCCCAATATAGCTGGCGCAACGAAATCAGCGCCAAAGGCTAG
- a CDS encoding ABC transporter permease translates to MKIGLILRLVALVVLLAFLVSPQSFSAFFALFAGPRQPAIYEQGAILDLTLNHLAIVAAATFAATLVAVGLAIIVTRPFGAEFLPLSRSLANIGQTFPPVAVLALAVPVLGFGTAPTLVALFLYGLLPIFENSLAGLLNLPKKVTEAARGMGMSGWQRLVSVELPLALPVILAGIRLSTVISLGTATIGSTVAARTLGEVIIAGLLTGNTAFVLQGGMVVGILAVLIYDGMAALERWLMARTGQAVRAAA, encoded by the coding sequence ATGAAGATCGGCCTGATCCTGAGGCTTGTCGCACTGGTCGTACTGCTCGCTTTTCTCGTGAGCCCGCAGAGCTTTTCGGCATTCTTTGCCCTGTTCGCAGGGCCGCGGCAGCCCGCCATCTATGAACAAGGGGCCATTCTCGACCTGACGCTCAACCATCTGGCGATCGTTGCCGCAGCGACATTCGCCGCCACCCTGGTTGCTGTTGGCCTGGCAATCATCGTGACCCGCCCATTCGGCGCCGAGTTCCTGCCGCTGTCACGCTCACTCGCCAATATCGGCCAGACCTTCCCGCCAGTAGCGGTTTTGGCGCTCGCGGTGCCGGTGCTCGGTTTTGGCACTGCGCCGACGCTGGTGGCGCTGTTTCTCTATGGGCTCCTGCCGATCTTCGAGAACAGTCTGGCGGGCCTGCTCAACCTGCCGAAAAAGGTGACAGAGGCTGCCCGTGGCATGGGCATGAGCGGCTGGCAACGGCTGGTCAGCGTGGAACTGCCATTGGCCCTGCCGGTGATCCTGGCGGGCATTCGGCTGTCCACGGTCATTTCGCTTGGCACCGCCACGATCGGCTCGACGGTGGCGGCGCGCACCCTGGGCGAGGTGATCATTGCCGGTCTGTTGACCGGCAACACGGCGTTCGTGCTGCAGGGCGGCATGGTGGTGGGGATCCTTGCAGTGCTGATCTATGACGGCATGGCCGCACTTGAGCGCTGGCTGATGGCGCGCACGGGGCAGGCCGTGCGCGCTGCCGCATGA
- a CDS encoding ABC transporter ATP-binding protein has protein sequence MIEIENISKTYEGLPVVDDVTMTIQPHTICAVVGTSGSGKTTLVRMINKLVVPSTGTIRIDGEDIASKPAYQLRRQIGYAIQGHGLFPHRTVAQNIGTVPKLLGWDAKRIRARVDELLQLFQLEPGEYRDRMPGALSGGQQQRVGVARALAAGPNILLMDEPFGALDPLIRAKAQEDLLTIQRRFGTTIVLVTHDMEEAIHLGDTIAVLDKGKLLQVASPQEIIAHPASPFVAELIGTAERPFRLLSLERVADHVEPGEAEGTALEASLSLRDALADLLWTGRLSAPVQRNGEIIGRVSRGQLEQLAARPR, from the coding sequence ATGATCGAAATCGAAAACATCAGCAAGACCTATGAGGGCCTGCCAGTTGTGGATGACGTCACCATGACCATTCAGCCGCATACGATCTGCGCGGTGGTTGGCACCTCGGGCTCCGGCAAAACCACCCTGGTGCGCATGATCAACAAGCTCGTGGTGCCGAGCACCGGGACGATCCGCATCGATGGCGAGGACATCGCGAGTAAACCAGCCTACCAATTGCGCCGCCAGATCGGCTACGCAATTCAGGGGCATGGGCTGTTTCCGCATCGCACCGTCGCTCAAAATATCGGAACGGTGCCAAAGCTTCTGGGGTGGGATGCCAAGCGGATCCGGGCCCGGGTCGATGAACTGCTGCAGCTGTTTCAGCTTGAGCCCGGCGAATATCGCGACCGCATGCCGGGGGCCTTGTCGGGGGGGCAGCAGCAGCGCGTTGGCGTGGCGCGAGCCCTCGCGGCGGGCCCCAACATCCTCCTCATGGATGAGCCGTTCGGCGCGCTCGATCCGCTGATCCGCGCCAAGGCGCAGGAAGATTTGCTTACCATCCAGCGCCGGTTCGGCACCACCATCGTGTTGGTGACGCACGACATGGAGGAGGCCATTCATCTGGGCGACACCATTGCCGTGCTCGACAAGGGCAAGCTGTTGCAGGTGGCGTCGCCGCAGGAAATCATCGCCCACCCAGCCTCGCCCTTTGTGGCCGAACTTATCGGTACGGCTGAGCGGCCCTTCCGGCTGCTGTCCCTCGAGCGGGTCGCCGATCATGTGGAGCCCGGCGAGGCGGAGGGGACTGCGCTTGAGGCTTCGCTGTCATTGCGCGACGCCCTTGCCGACCTGCTCTGGACCGGCCGACTGAGTGCCCCCGTCCAGCGGAATGGTGAGATCATCGGCAGGGTGAGCCGGGGGCAACTCGAACAACTCGCTGCGCGGCCTCGATGA
- a CDS encoding ABC transporter permease, translating to MNFAAASKAAEEPSWLKLDKLGVLIGLIALAGAFSPFALFRANRIVPGETRSILEALPSLPSALLVGVVVVGIVLALLRLPGVVRLAAGFLVVATLGVLIGWSASHLTPEGDTFARVSPAAGFWLLGTAFALLVADSLIRLRLGPLARIGVLIGVAAAVGAMLWSGAWDDLSILKEYANRAPAFWQEAQTHLVLAFGSMALATVVGVPLGVLCYKVRPLRAAVLNVLNIVQTVPSIALFGLLIAPLAWVAANVPGASAIGISGIGTAPALVALFAYSLLPVVSNAVVGLLGVPSSAVDAAKGMGMSSPQRLFGVELPLAFPVILTGIRIVLVQNIGLATIAALIGGGGFGVFVFQGIGQTAMDLVLLGAIPTVALAFAAAVVLDAMVELSTPGGRRR from the coding sequence ATGAACTTTGCCGCTGCGAGTAAAGCTGCCGAGGAGCCGAGCTGGTTGAAACTCGACAAGCTCGGCGTGCTGATCGGGCTCATCGCTCTTGCCGGCGCGTTCTCGCCCTTCGCATTGTTTCGCGCCAACCGCATCGTGCCGGGAGAGACCAGAAGCATCCTGGAAGCGCTTCCTTCCCTCCCATCGGCGCTGCTAGTCGGTGTGGTAGTGGTGGGGATCGTCCTTGCGCTGCTGCGCTTGCCGGGTGTCGTTCGGCTGGCGGCCGGCTTTTTGGTGGTGGCGACGCTGGGGGTGCTGATCGGCTGGTCGGCCAGCCATCTCACTCCAGAGGGAGACACCTTCGCCCGCGTTTCGCCGGCGGCAGGTTTTTGGCTTTTGGGGACTGCCTTTGCGCTGCTCGTCGCGGACTCCTTGATCCGCCTGCGGCTCGGGCCACTGGCCCGCATCGGCGTGCTGATCGGAGTTGCCGCTGCGGTTGGTGCAATGCTGTGGAGCGGGGCCTGGGACGATCTGTCGATCCTGAAGGAATACGCCAATCGAGCGCCGGCCTTCTGGCAGGAGGCACAGACCCACCTGGTGCTGGCCTTCGGTTCCATGGCTTTGGCGACGGTCGTGGGCGTGCCGCTGGGCGTGCTCTGCTACAAGGTTCGGCCGCTCCGGGCCGCTGTGCTGAACGTGCTCAACATTGTCCAGACTGTCCCCTCCATCGCGCTGTTCGGCCTCTTGATTGCGCCCCTGGCCTGGGTGGCGGCCAATGTGCCGGGTGCCTCGGCGATCGGCATTTCGGGCATCGGTACCGCGCCTGCCCTGGTGGCACTCTTTGCCTATTCGCTCCTGCCGGTCGTTTCCAATGCCGTGGTGGGGCTGCTCGGCGTTCCCAGCTCAGCGGTGGATGCAGCCAAGGGCATGGGCATGAGCAGCCCACAACGGCTCTTCGGCGTCGAACTGCCGCTCGCCTTTCCGGTCATTCTCACCGGCATAAGGATCGTACTGGTGCAAAATATCGGGTTGGCGACCATTGCTGCGCTGATCGGCGGCGGAGGATTCGGCGTGTTCGTGTTCCAAGGGATTGGGCAAACGGCCATGGATCTGGTGCTGCTGGGCGCGATCCCCACGGTCGCGCTCGCCTTTGCCGCAGCCGTGGTGCTTGATGCCATGGTCGAGTTGAGCACACCCGGAGGGCGGCGCCGATGA
- a CDS encoding ABC transporter substrate-binding protein codes for MRLSAKLLTAAAAFVISATAANAQVVVSSKIDTEGGVLGNIIKQVLEDNEIPVTDRIQLGGTPIVREAITAGEIDIYPEYTGNAAFFFDRADEPLWNNAESAYTEASELDYEANKIVWLTPSPANNTWAVALRNDVAEANNLTTFTEFGEWVSGGGEVKLAASAEFVNSPAALPKFQEVYGFELSPDQLVTLSGGDTAATIAAAAQQTNGVNAAMVYGTDGGIAPSGLTVLEDDQGVQPVYQPAPIIREEVLQEYSQIEELLKPVFEGLTLEVLQELNGRVQVGGEAAAAVATDYLTQNGFLD; via the coding sequence ATGCGTCTATCCGCCAAGCTTCTGACTGCCGCCGCCGCCTTTGTCATTTCCGCCACTGCCGCAAATGCGCAGGTTGTCGTTTCCTCAAAGATCGACACCGAAGGCGGCGTGCTGGGCAACATCATCAAGCAGGTGCTGGAGGACAATGAGATCCCCGTCACCGATCGCATTCAGCTTGGCGGCACGCCTATCGTGCGCGAGGCCATCACGGCGGGCGAGATCGACATTTATCCCGAATATACCGGCAATGCGGCGTTCTTCTTTGATCGTGCCGATGAGCCGCTCTGGAACAATGCCGAGAGCGCCTACACCGAGGCCTCCGAACTCGACTACGAGGCCAACAAGATTGTCTGGTTGACCCCATCGCCTGCCAACAACACCTGGGCGGTTGCCCTGCGCAACGATGTTGCCGAGGCCAACAATCTCACCACCTTCACCGAGTTCGGCGAATGGGTCTCCGGCGGCGGTGAAGTCAAGCTGGCCGCATCGGCCGAATTTGTGAACTCGCCCGCAGCCCTTCCCAAGTTCCAGGAGGTCTATGGCTTCGAGCTTTCGCCCGATCAGCTGGTAACGCTGTCGGGCGGCGATACGGCAGCGACTATCGCTGCTGCCGCTCAACAGACCAACGGCGTCAACGCCGCGATGGTCTATGGCACCGATGGCGGTATCGCCCCGTCCGGCCTGACCGTGCTGGAAGACGATCAGGGCGTTCAGCCGGTGTACCAGCCGGCGCCGATCATCCGCGAGGAAGTGCTGCAGGAATACTCCCAGATCGAAGAACTGCTGAAGCCAGTCTTCGAAGGCCTGACGCTTGAAGTTCTGCAGGAGCTCAATGGTCGGGTGCAGGTGGGCGGCGAAGCTGCGGCTGCTGTCGCCACCGATTACCTGACGCAGAACGGCTTCCTCGACTAA
- the rhaM gene encoding L-rhamnose mutarotase, with product MITDDSYEKHAFKMQLNPGMAAEYKKRHDEIFPELVDLLHQAGVKDYSIHLDEETNTLFGVLWRRRDHTMADLPKTAVMQRWWAHMADIMATNDKNEPLSTDLTPMFWMK from the coding sequence ATGATCACCGACGATAGTTACGAGAAGCACGCCTTCAAGATGCAGCTCAACCCGGGGATGGCCGCCGAGTACAAGAAGCGGCACGACGAAATCTTTCCTGAACTGGTCGATCTGCTGCACCAAGCGGGGGTGAAGGACTATTCCATTCACCTCGACGAGGAGACCAACACCCTTTTCGGCGTGCTGTGGCGGCGCCGGGATCACACCATGGCAGACCTGCCAAAGACCGCAGTGATGCAGCGCTGGTGGGCTCACATGGCAGACATCATGGCGACGAACGACAAGAACGAACCCCTCTCGACCGATCTCACGCCCATGTTCTGGATGAAATAG
- a CDS encoding ABC transporter permease yields the protein MTDIPAAGRQLPNRLDNPFKSAVLSWETLLVLVAIAIFIANSFASPYFLNEWSLSDMTFNFTEKALIALAMALLIISGEIDLSVASIIALASTLMGLALQYGADTPVLVAVGVATGIACGAFNGFLVTGLKLPSIVVTIGTMSLFRGISFIILGDQSFGGYPASFSWFGQGYVTWVISFELVLFLVCAVIYWVVLHRTNFGRRIFAIGNNDVAAKFSGVRVERIKFVLFCLTGLMSGIAAILLTARLGSTRPSIAQGWELEAITMVVLGGVSILGGAGSIIGVVLAALIMGLVTFGLGLLNVPGVIMSIFIGALLIVVIALPILFKMWKQRA from the coding sequence ATGACTGACATTCCCGCAGCCGGCCGCCAGCTCCCCAACCGGCTCGACAACCCGTTCAAATCGGCCGTCCTGAGCTGGGAGACCCTGCTGGTCCTAGTGGCCATTGCGATCTTCATCGCCAATTCCTTTGCTTCACCGTACTTCCTGAACGAGTGGAGCTTGTCGGACATGACCTTCAACTTCACCGAAAAGGCGCTGATTGCGCTAGCCATGGCGTTGTTGATCATATCGGGCGAGATCGATCTGTCGGTGGCGTCGATCATCGCACTCGCCTCGACGCTGATGGGGTTGGCGCTGCAATACGGGGCGGATACGCCGGTTCTGGTGGCGGTCGGTGTCGCGACGGGCATTGCCTGTGGTGCCTTCAACGGCTTCCTGGTCACTGGGCTGAAGCTGCCCTCGATCGTGGTCACCATCGGCACGATGAGCCTCTTCCGCGGCATCAGCTTCATTATCCTGGGAGACCAGAGCTTTGGTGGCTACCCGGCCAGCTTCTCCTGGTTCGGGCAGGGCTATGTCACCTGGGTGATCTCGTTCGAACTGGTGCTGTTCCTCGTTTGCGCGGTGATCTACTGGGTGGTGCTGCACCGCACCAATTTCGGCCGCCGCATCTTTGCCATCGGCAACAATGATGTCGCGGCCAAGTTCTCCGGTGTTCGCGTCGAGCGCATCAAGTTTGTCCTCTTCTGCCTCACGGGGCTGATGAGTGGGATCGCGGCCATCCTCCTCACCGCCCGGCTCGGCTCGACGCGCCCATCAATTGCACAGGGTTGGGAACTCGAAGCCATCACCATGGTGGTGCTGGGCGGCGTCTCGATCCTGGGCGGCGCAGGTTCAATTATCGGCGTTGTGCTTGCAGCGCTGATCATGGGGCTTGTCACCTTCGGCCTAGGGCTTCTCAACGTGCCGGGCGTGATTATGTCCATCTTCATCGGCGCCTTGCTGATCGTGGTGATCGCGCTGCCGATCCTGTTCAAGATGTGGAAGCAACGCGCATGA
- a CDS encoding ABC transporter permease produces MKALTKNREVLLGLGIILVLVLVTLRFPRFAEPRNLLTIFNDTSILMMLALGQMVVILTRSIDLSMASNLALTGMIVAMLNAAAPWITIPLLIALAVCVGAALGAFNGILVWKLNIPPIVVTLGTLTIFRGLVFVISGGAWVNAAQMSTEFIQFQRAAFLGLPVLSWTAIVVAVLFYLLMTRTSLGRALYAIGVNPTAAVYTGINVGFTKFMAFVIAGAVAGLAGYLWISRYVIASVEVASGYELTIIAACVIGGVSIAGGIGSVVGVLLGAIFLGVINNALPVINISPFWQMAISGAAILLAVVLNARGERSKGRIILKKAEAT; encoded by the coding sequence ATGAAAGCCTTGACCAAGAACCGCGAAGTCTTGTTGGGCCTCGGGATCATCCTGGTGCTGGTCCTGGTGACGCTGCGCTTTCCGCGCTTCGCCGAGCCGCGTAACCTGCTGACTATCTTCAACGATACGTCCATCCTGATGATGCTGGCACTGGGGCAGATGGTGGTGATCCTCACCCGCTCCATTGACCTCTCCATGGCCTCGAACCTGGCGCTGACCGGCATGATCGTGGCCATGCTCAATGCAGCGGCGCCCTGGATCACCATTCCGCTGCTGATCGCACTGGCAGTCTGTGTCGGCGCTGCCCTGGGTGCCTTTAACGGCATTCTCGTTTGGAAGCTCAACATCCCGCCGATCGTGGTGACACTGGGCACGCTCACCATCTTCCGCGGCTTGGTGTTCGTCATCTCGGGCGGCGCTTGGGTCAACGCAGCGCAGATGAGCACGGAGTTCATCCAGTTCCAGCGAGCCGCCTTCCTGGGCCTGCCGGTTCTGAGTTGGACCGCTATCGTGGTCGCCGTGTTGTTCTACCTGCTGATGACCCGCACCTCGCTGGGCCGGGCGCTCTACGCCATCGGGGTCAACCCGACCGCTGCGGTTTATACGGGGATCAATGTGGGCTTCACCAAGTTCATGGCTTTCGTGATCGCCGGTGCCGTGGCGGGCCTTGCGGGCTACCTCTGGATTTCTCGCTATGTGATCGCCTCGGTAGAAGTGGCGAGCGGCTATGAGCTCACCATTATCGCGGCGTGCGTGATCGGGGGCGTCTCCATCGCCGGCGGTATCGGCTCGGTGGTGGGCGTGCTGCTAGGCGCGATCTTCCTTGGGGTCATCAACAACGCCCTGCCAGTCATCAACATCTCGCCCTTCTGGCAGATGGCGATTTCGGGCGCCGCAATCCTGCTGGCCGTGGTGCTCAACGCCCGTGGCGAGCGGAGCAAGGGCCGCATTATTCTCAAGAAGGCGGAAGCCACATGA
- a CDS encoding sugar ABC transporter ATP-binding protein: MTQPILTLSGISKSFPGVRALNGVSLELYPGEVTALIGENGAGKSTLVKILTGIYQPDGGEITVGGKPVSLPTAHAAFEAGVTAIHQETVLFDELTVAENIYLGHAPRNRFGMIDWKAMREESRKTLDSMAAGIDPGIKLKELGIAKKHLVAVARALSIDAQVVIMDEPTAALSQKEIEELYVLIELLKRDGKALLFISHKFDEIYRIADRFTVFRDGEMVGKGLIKDTRQSEIVQMMVGRSVDQVFPARTAEIGEVVLEARGLSHPTEFEDVSFQVRKGEILGFYGLVGAGRSEVMQAVFGMTQPSGGELVLEGEVIAPKSAADAVDAGIVYVPEERGKQGVITGEPIFKNVSLPSLGKTSKSGFLRMAEEFELARTYTERLDLRASSLSQDVSTLSGGNQQKVVIAKWLATLPKVIILDEPTKGIDIGSKAAVHAFMGELVAQGLSVIMVSSELPEVMGMSDRIVVMREGRVIDTLDNTNLKPETLVRLAAGIAEEQAA, translated from the coding sequence ATGACCCAACCCATCCTCACCCTTTCAGGCATCTCCAAGAGCTTTCCCGGCGTGCGGGCGCTCAACGGGGTTTCGCTGGAGCTCTATCCCGGCGAGGTCACCGCGCTGATCGGGGAGAATGGGGCGGGTAAATCGACCCTGGTCAAGATCTTGACCGGCATCTACCAGCCCGATGGTGGCGAAATCACCGTGGGGGGCAAGCCGGTGAGCCTGCCGACCGCCCATGCGGCTTTCGAGGCAGGCGTGACGGCGATCCACCAGGAAACGGTGCTGTTCGACGAGTTGACCGTTGCCGAAAATATCTATCTCGGCCATGCGCCGCGCAATCGCTTCGGCATGATCGACTGGAAGGCCATGCGCGAGGAATCGCGCAAGACGCTGGATTCCATGGCTGCAGGTATCGATCCTGGCATCAAGCTCAAGGAACTGGGCATCGCCAAGAAGCACCTGGTGGCCGTGGCGCGGGCGCTTTCCATCGACGCGCAGGTCGTGATCATGGATGAGCCGACCGCCGCCTTGAGCCAGAAGGAAATCGAGGAACTCTACGTCCTGATCGAACTGCTCAAGCGGGATGGCAAGGCGCTGCTCTTTATCAGTCACAAGTTCGACGAGATCTACCGCATCGCCGACCGCTTCACCGTGTTCCGCGATGGCGAAATGGTGGGCAAGGGCCTGATCAAGGACACCCGCCAGAGCGAGATCGTGCAGATGATGGTTGGCCGCTCTGTGGACCAGGTATTCCCCGCACGGACCGCCGAGATCGGCGAAGTGGTGCTCGAAGCGCGGGGGCTCAGCCATCCCACTGAGTTCGAGGACGTGTCCTTCCAGGTGCGCAAGGGCGAGATCCTGGGTTTCTACGGCCTGGTCGGTGCCGGCCGCTCCGAGGTCATGCAGGCGGTCTTTGGCATGACCCAGCCGTCGGGCGGCGAACTGGTGCTCGAGGGCGAGGTGATCGCACCCAAATCGGCAGCCGATGCGGTGGATGCCGGCATCGTCTATGTGCCCGAGGAGCGCGGCAAGCAGGGCGTCATCACGGGCGAACCCATCTTCAAGAATGTCTCGCTGCCATCGCTGGGCAAGACCAGCAAGTCTGGCTTTCTCCGCATGGCCGAGGAATTCGAGCTGGCGCGGACCTATACCGAGCGGCTCGACTTGCGGGCGTCCTCGCTGAGCCAGGACGTCTCGACGCTGTCGGGCGGCAATCAACAGAAGGTGGTGATCGCCAAATGGCTGGCCACCCTGCCCAAGGTCATCATTCTCGACGAGCCTACAAAAGGCATCGACATCGGCTCCAAGGCCGCGGTGCACGCCTTCATGGGTGAGCTCGTGGCGCAGGGGCTCTCGGTCATCATGGTCTCGTCCGAACTGCCCGAGGTGATGGGCATGAGCGACCGCATCGTCGTCATGCGCGAAGGCCGGGTGATCGACACATTGGACAACACCAATCTCAAGCCGGAGACGCTGGTGCGCCTGGCGGCCGGGATCGCCGAGGAGCAGGCAGCATGA
- the rhaS gene encoding rhamnose ABC transporter substrate-binding protein — protein sequence MKLMKILAAGTAAALLLAAPAYAQTRIALVVKSLGNGFFDAANRGAQEAAEELGDVEVIYTGPTAATAEAQIEVVNSLIAQQVDAIAISANDPDALVPALQRAMQRGIKVVSFDSGVAPEGRQIHLNPSETQLIGETIIKLAADYLPEGGDVAILSAASTATNQNAWIEAAKAAIPEKFPNINLVSVVYGDDDSVKSTEEARGLLAAYPELDAIIAPTTVGVVAAAQVVTDQDRIGEVNVTGLALPSEFKQFIDNGASQAVALWNPIDLGYSAVMLANALVEGEEAAPGATFSIGRVGEVTLDDTNAAAMAAPFQFDASNIDEFAEIY from the coding sequence ATGAAACTCATGAAAATCCTAGCCGCCGGCACCGCTGCCGCGCTGCTGCTTGCCGCTCCTGCCTATGCGCAGACCCGCATCGCGCTGGTCGTCAAGTCGCTGGGCAACGGCTTCTTCGACGCGGCCAATCGCGGCGCCCAGGAAGCTGCCGAGGAGCTTGGCGACGTCGAGGTCATCTATACCGGCCCCACCGCGGCCACCGCTGAAGCCCAGATCGAAGTGGTCAACTCGCTGATCGCCCAGCAGGTCGACGCGATCGCCATCTCGGCCAACGATCCGGACGCGCTCGTTCCGGCCCTGCAGCGCGCCATGCAGCGCGGCATCAAGGTGGTAAGCTTTGATAGCGGTGTGGCTCCCGAGGGCCGCCAGATCCACCTCAACCCCTCCGAAACCCAGCTGATCGGCGAGACCATCATCAAGCTGGCTGCCGACTACCTGCCCGAGGGTGGTGACGTGGCGATTCTTTCGGCCGCTTCGACTGCGACCAACCAGAACGCCTGGATCGAAGCTGCCAAGGCCGCCATCCCCGAGAAGTTCCCCAACATCAACCTCGTTTCGGTGGTTTATGGCGACGACGACTCGGTGAAGTCCACCGAAGAAGCCCGCGGCCTGCTCGCTGCCTATCCCGAGCTCGACGCGATCATCGCCCCGACCACTGTCGGCGTCGTGGCTGCTGCTCAGGTCGTCACCGACCAGGACCGCATCGGCGAAGTCAATGTGACCGGTCTGGCACTGCCCTCCGAGTTCAAGCAGTTCATCGACAACGGCGCTTCGCAGGCCGTGGCGCTGTGGAACCCGATCGACCTGGGCTACTCGGCCGTGATGCTGGCCAATGCCCTGGTTGAAGGTGAAGAAGCCGCGCCCGGCGCGACCTTCTCGATCGGTCGCGTGGGTGAAGTGACCCTGGACGACACCAACGCCGCCGCCATGGCCGCGCCGTTCCAGTTCGACGCGTCCAACATCGACGAGTTCGCCGAGATCTATTGA
- a CDS encoding DeoR/GlpR family DNA-binding transcription regulator — MHETERHRVILAAAQSRPMVTVGDLVEVTGSSEATIRRDIAALHVRGQVRRVRGGAEAVNPPDQHALVGRPFSVSETINITQKRAIARAAAELCQDGEPIIINGGTTTYQMVHHLTGKRLSVFTNSFAIAEFLLHNSRNSVVIPGGTVYREQNVILSPFGGVVASHFYAKRMFIGCQGIGQHGLMEADPMVVQSELALIGQADELIVLADSSKFSGRSSLILCGLDRIAAVVTDSGIRDEDRQMLETAGVRLIVAETSAQAERQSTVA; from the coding sequence TTGCACGAAACCGAACGTCATAGAGTCATTCTGGCCGCCGCCCAGTCGCGGCCAATGGTGACGGTTGGCGATCTGGTGGAAGTGACCGGATCCTCTGAAGCCACCATCCGCCGTGACATTGCAGCACTGCATGTGCGCGGGCAGGTGCGCCGGGTGCGGGGCGGGGCCGAGGCCGTGAACCCGCCAGACCAGCACGCGCTGGTTGGTCGACCGTTCTCAGTGAGCGAAACGATCAACATCACTCAGAAGCGGGCAATCGCCCGTGCGGCTGCGGAATTGTGCCAGGACGGCGAGCCGATCATCATCAATGGCGGCACGACCACCTACCAGATGGTGCATCACCTGACCGGCAAGCGCCTTAGTGTCTTCACCAACAGCTTCGCTATCGCCGAATTCCTGCTGCACAATTCGCGCAACTCCGTCGTCATCCCCGGTGGCACGGTCTATCGCGAGCAGAACGTCATCCTCTCGCCCTTCGGCGGTGTGGTAGCCAGCCACTTCTACGCCAAGCGCATGTTCATCGGCTGCCAGGGCATCGGCCAGCACGGCCTGATGGAAGCCGATCCGATGGTCGTCCAGTCCGAACTGGCGCTCATCGGCCAAGCCGATGAACTGATCGTTCTGGCCGACTCATCGAAGTTTTCGGGAAGATCGAGCCTCATCCTATGTGGGCTCGACCGAATTGCCGCTGTTGTCACCGATAGCGGCATCCGCGACGAAGACCGCCAAATGCTGGAAACGGCAGGCGTGCGGCTCATCGTGGCGGAGACCAGTGCGCAGGCGGAACGCCAATCAACAGTCGCCTGA